A section of the Bradyrhizobium oligotrophicum S58 genome encodes:
- a CDS encoding ABC transporter substrate-binding protein, protein MTVRWSALIIGSLFGAPFSPAFAAAPDVVRDLAGRVGPIVGQASACPDVAQGRVQTIVDKFREAIRQSSSNDSERDQLTRSFNGYIAEGRSRTGASPANCAAAEQQLADLERSLSQPAAASSPASKAEATTGAVTSGPVRGITDREIRFGMVLPFSGIRKETGRQMRQGIEAAFARANDAGGVNGRTLRLVAADDGYDPNRTLAAMTQLYDKEQVFGFIGNVGTANSQVAIPYALERRALYFAPNTGAAVVRRDPPDRYVFNYRASYAEETAAIVRYLVKMKRISPKQIAVFTQQDAFGDDGFAGVAKAYRQLNINDPVVRFTYPRATMDVEEGVNQVKAHKPGLKAVIIVATDRAAAKFIEKTRDAVPGLIYANVSAVGSTSLATELKLLGPRFTNGVIVTQGVPAVSGYSSLVLDYKNALAKYSPGEAPDYTSLEGYIAATILIQALKQTNPLDTERLVDTLESMRSVDLGLGTTLAFGRAEHQASHKIWGTALDETGTYQAIELE, encoded by the coding sequence ATGACCGTCCGTTGGTCCGCGTTGATCATCGGGAGCCTGTTTGGAGCTCCCTTCAGCCCCGCTTTTGCGGCAGCTCCCGACGTCGTCAGGGATCTGGCCGGCCGCGTGGGCCCGATCGTGGGACAGGCCTCGGCCTGCCCGGACGTCGCGCAAGGACGCGTTCAGACCATCGTCGACAAGTTCCGCGAAGCCATCCGCCAGTCCTCCAGCAATGATAGCGAGCGCGATCAGCTGACCCGTAGTTTCAACGGCTATATCGCCGAAGGCCGTAGCCGCACGGGGGCCTCGCCGGCGAACTGCGCGGCCGCCGAGCAGCAGCTGGCGGACCTCGAGCGCTCGCTCAGCCAGCCCGCCGCCGCATCGAGCCCAGCCTCCAAGGCCGAAGCGACGACCGGCGCCGTCACCAGTGGGCCGGTCCGCGGCATCACCGATCGCGAGATCCGCTTCGGCATGGTCCTGCCGTTCTCCGGCATCCGCAAGGAGACCGGACGTCAGATGCGGCAGGGCATCGAGGCCGCGTTCGCACGCGCCAACGATGCCGGCGGCGTCAATGGGCGCACGCTGCGCCTCGTCGCGGCCGACGACGGCTACGATCCGAACCGCACGCTGGCCGCGATGACCCAGCTCTACGACAAGGAGCAGGTGTTCGGCTTCATCGGCAATGTCGGCACCGCCAACTCCCAGGTCGCCATCCCCTATGCGCTGGAGCGCCGCGCGCTGTACTTCGCGCCGAACACCGGGGCCGCCGTTGTCAGGCGCGACCCGCCGGATCGCTACGTCTTCAACTATCGGGCGAGCTACGCCGAGGAGACGGCCGCGATCGTGCGCTATCTGGTCAAGATGAAGCGCATCTCGCCCAAGCAGATCGCCGTGTTCACCCAGCAGGACGCCTTCGGCGACGACGGTTTTGCGGGCGTCGCCAAGGCCTATCGGCAGCTGAACATCAACGATCCCGTGGTGCGGTTCACCTATCCGCGCGCGACGATGGACGTGGAAGAGGGCGTCAACCAGGTCAAGGCGCACAAGCCGGGGCTCAAGGCCGTCATCATCGTGGCGACCGATCGCGCGGCCGCGAAGTTCATCGAGAAGACGCGCGATGCGGTGCCGGGCCTGATCTACGCCAACGTATCCGCCGTCGGCTCGACCTCGCTCGCGACCGAGCTGAAACTGCTCGGTCCGCGCTTCACCAATGGCGTCATCGTGACGCAGGGCGTGCCCGCTGTTTCGGGCTATTCGAGCCTGGTGCTCGACTACAAGAATGCCCTGGCCAAATATTCTCCCGGCGAGGCGCCGGACTACACGTCTCTTGAAGGCTACATTGCGGCGACGATCCTGATCCAGGCGCTGAAGCAGACCAACCCGCTCGACACCGAACGATTGGTCGACACGCTCGAATCGATGCGCAGCGTCGATCTCGGCCTCGGCACGACGCTCGCATTTGGACGCGCAGAGCACCAGGCCTCGCACAAGATCTGGGGCACCGCACTGGACGAAACCGGCACGTATCAGGCAATCGAACTTGAGTAG
- a CDS encoding ABC transporter substrate-binding protein, protein MNFRSSVFLVAALLATPASAAGTNADVVRNLASRVGPIVGAASACQAIDQGRVQAIVDKFREVIREASTGGSDRDELTRVFNGYVADGRNRVGAAQTDCNAAGRQLAELERSLGQSAPSQTATSLAGVIAPSAAVAATAPTATLPPPATSNVQGVTANEIRFGIAAPFSGASKELGRQMKMGIEAAFNRANDGGGIGGRSLRLFSADDGYEPARTLDAMKQLYEKDKVFGFIGNVGTPTSAVAMPFALQRRTLFYGAFTGANILRNDPPDRYVFNYRASYAEETDTVVRYLVKLRRLQPRDIAVFAQQDAYGDAGFSGVAKAFRSLGLADTSIVRFNYKRNTVDVDEAVNQLRAMKNPPKAIVMVATYRAAAKFIEKTRDLYPSMLYTNVSFVGSTELSDELMLLGPRYASGVIVTQVVPAVGGYSSAVLEYKGAMEKYFPGEAPSYVSFEGYIAANVLVQALRRVGNQVDTEAVIDTLENMRDIDLGLGAKLGFGRAEHQASHKIWGTALDERGKYQAIELE, encoded by the coding sequence ATGAACTTTCGTTCTAGCGTGTTCTTGGTTGCGGCATTGCTCGCAACGCCCGCCAGCGCGGCGGGCACCAATGCGGATGTGGTGCGTAATCTTGCGAGCCGGGTTGGGCCGATCGTGGGAGCAGCATCCGCCTGTCAGGCGATCGACCAGGGCCGCGTTCAGGCCATTGTCGACAAGTTTCGAGAGGTGATCCGGGAGGCCTCCACGGGCGGCTCGGATCGCGATGAGCTCACCCGCGTCTTCAACGGCTACGTTGCCGACGGACGCAACCGGGTGGGTGCGGCCCAGACCGACTGTAACGCTGCTGGCCGCCAATTGGCGGAGCTGGAGCGGTCGCTCGGACAGAGCGCGCCGAGCCAGACGGCCACGAGCCTCGCTGGGGTGATCGCCCCATCCGCGGCCGTTGCTGCCACGGCACCGACGGCAACGTTGCCGCCTCCGGCCACCAGCAACGTCCAGGGCGTCACCGCCAACGAGATCCGCTTCGGCATCGCCGCTCCGTTCTCGGGGGCGTCGAAGGAACTCGGCCGGCAGATGAAGATGGGCATCGAGGCCGCCTTCAATCGCGCCAACGACGGCGGCGGCATCGGCGGGCGTTCTCTGCGCCTGTTTTCGGCCGATGACGGCTACGAGCCGGCGCGCACGCTGGATGCGATGAAGCAGCTCTACGAAAAGGACAAGGTGTTCGGCTTCATCGGCAATGTCGGCACCCCGACCTCCGCCGTTGCCATGCCGTTCGCCCTGCAGCGCCGCACGCTGTTCTACGGCGCATTCACCGGCGCCAACATCCTGCGCAACGATCCGCCGGATCGCTACGTATTCAACTATCGCGCCAGCTACGCCGAAGAGACCGACACCGTCGTGCGCTACCTCGTGAAGCTGCGTCGTCTGCAGCCGCGCGACATCGCGGTGTTCGCCCAGCAGGACGCCTACGGTGATGCCGGCTTCTCCGGCGTGGCCAAGGCGTTCCGCTCGCTCGGCCTCGCCGACACCTCCATCGTCCGCTTCAACTACAAGCGCAACACGGTCGACGTCGACGAGGCGGTCAACCAGCTGCGGGCGATGAAGAACCCGCCCAAGGCGATCGTCATGGTCGCGACCTACCGGGCGGCGGCGAAGTTCATCGAGAAGACGCGCGATCTCTATCCGAGCATGCTCTACACCAACGTGTCGTTCGTCGGCTCGACCGAGCTCTCGGACGAGCTGATGCTGCTCGGTCCGCGCTATGCCAGCGGCGTGATCGTCACCCAGGTGGTGCCGGCGGTCGGCGGCTATTCGAGCGCAGTGCTCGAATACAAGGGCGCGATGGAGAAGTATTTCCCGGGTGAAGCGCCGTCCTACGTGTCGTTCGAGGGCTATATCGCAGCCAACGTCCTGGTCCAGGCGCTGCGCCGGGTCGGCAACCAGGTCGACACCGAGGCAGTCATCGACACGCTCGAGAACATGCGCGACATCGACCTCGGCCTCGGCGCCAAGCTCGGCTTCGGCCGCGCCGAGCACCAGGCCTCGCACAAGATCTGGGGCACCGCGCTCGACGAGCGCGGCAAGTACCAGGCGATCGAGCTGGAATAG